From a region of the Corallococcus coralloides DSM 2259 genome:
- a CDS encoding CHAT domain-containing protein has translation MRRRGGFTLAVGLALCVPARVAASAEPSALAKCEEAFVARPEDSDAAMCFYRSAQGLAGRDEARRRLQGLIARHPDRPWLTLVLGHMELMSEPALAEASYRRAALAFRRLGDAEGEVMAGINLRSVLGIRGQTEEAHQWVLRVGEVARASGDPRLEVRALILEAAELSDLGQDLGRAYRLLKRAEVLTFPDGTDGMKKQLLSPLATVSMNLGRFDEAQDLYARLAELAERTKDAGTEARVRFALASLAWRRQEDRPEPGGRPELLRLAREALAASRRAGSKVFEVMSLRLVAQLLGDEPGERSEAEGALGRCLDIARETGLPERRISCLWTRAERRAAMDASAAWRDVDEALALAAEHDNPLYLASAWRARSMVAFRTRPLPEALGEAERALDAVEVLRRWQRDATSQAELFSNWASDYHRLAGLTLEAGEDSALPPREALERAFAVSERLRARTLFETLVASRALPTQEETPEQRKARDGVLRGLSATQRRLLDPALSASERARLLGELQELERRERELRPATRHMELPAETLAATEPRREQAPRPAVWHAELPFASLAATEQRLGEEEALLVFLAGADHDRQGEPAGGAWVLAVTREGTRAYRIPERARLRPMVALLSGLIERRDGSEAAAAAALYAQLLAPALRELPSKVSRLLLVPDGPLHDLPFAALREHADGPPLMARYELARVPSASLLHHWRAQPARPPEGEALVLADPDRGEALQGTAVASVRGGMFLETASLGALPEARREGRTVSEALEDTAVKPRLLMGAEASEQALKASRWDAVRILHMAAHAVVDVESPERSALVLAPGAAGEDGLLQPREIAELRLRDALVVLSSCRGASGAQLAGEGVLSLARAFFESGARAVVASLWPMRDAEAAELLERYYRHLSEGKGAASALREAQREAWEDGEPAAMWAGLGVMGDAALVPVRPAAGDAPYGLGLAVGAGAMALGLLGLLGFGMRRARLKRRERAGGGVNPEQPAGRAR, from the coding sequence ATGAGGCGGCGGGGCGGCTTCACCCTGGCGGTGGGGCTGGCCCTGTGCGTCCCCGCGCGGGTCGCCGCCTCCGCGGAGCCCTCCGCGCTCGCGAAGTGCGAGGAGGCCTTCGTCGCCCGCCCGGAGGACTCCGACGCGGCGATGTGCTTCTACCGGAGCGCCCAGGGGCTCGCAGGGCGCGACGAGGCCCGGCGCAGGCTCCAGGGGCTCATCGCGCGCCACCCGGACCGCCCGTGGCTCACGCTGGTGCTCGGCCACATGGAACTGATGTCCGAGCCCGCGCTGGCGGAGGCGTCGTACCGCCGCGCGGCGCTCGCCTTCCGGAGGTTGGGGGACGCGGAGGGCGAGGTGATGGCCGGCATCAACCTGCGCAGCGTGCTGGGGATTCGCGGCCAGACGGAGGAGGCGCACCAGTGGGTCCTGCGGGTGGGCGAGGTGGCCCGGGCCTCCGGGGACCCCCGGCTGGAGGTGCGCGCCCTCATCCTGGAGGCGGCCGAGCTCTCCGACCTGGGACAGGACCTGGGACGCGCCTACCGCCTGCTCAAGCGCGCGGAGGTGCTCACCTTCCCGGATGGCACGGACGGCATGAAGAAGCAGCTGCTCAGCCCGCTGGCCACGGTGAGCATGAACCTGGGCCGCTTCGACGAGGCGCAGGACCTGTATGCACGGCTCGCGGAGCTGGCGGAGCGCACGAAGGACGCGGGCACGGAGGCGCGCGTGCGCTTCGCGCTCGCGAGCCTCGCCTGGCGGAGGCAGGAGGATCGTCCCGAGCCGGGAGGGCGGCCGGAGCTGCTGCGGCTCGCGAGGGAGGCGCTCGCGGCGTCCCGGCGCGCGGGCAGCAAGGTCTTCGAGGTGATGTCGCTGCGACTCGTGGCGCAGCTGCTGGGGGACGAGCCTGGGGAGCGGAGTGAAGCGGAGGGCGCCCTGGGCCGCTGCCTCGACATCGCCCGGGAGACGGGCCTGCCCGAGCGGCGCATCTCCTGTCTGTGGACGCGCGCCGAGCGCCGCGCGGCGATGGATGCGTCCGCCGCGTGGCGCGACGTGGACGAGGCCCTGGCGCTGGCCGCCGAGCACGACAACCCGCTCTACCTCGCCTCCGCGTGGCGGGCGCGGTCGATGGTGGCCTTCCGCACGCGCCCGCTGCCGGAGGCGCTGGGGGAGGCGGAGCGCGCGCTCGACGCGGTGGAGGTGCTGCGCCGGTGGCAGCGGGATGCCACCAGCCAGGCCGAACTCTTCTCCAACTGGGCCAGCGACTACCACCGGCTCGCGGGCCTCACACTGGAGGCTGGAGAGGACTCGGCCCTGCCACCCCGCGAGGCTCTGGAGCGCGCCTTCGCGGTGAGCGAGCGCCTGCGAGCGAGGACATTGTTCGAGACCCTGGTGGCCTCCCGCGCGCTCCCCACGCAAGAGGAGACACCGGAGCAGCGCAAGGCACGGGACGGCGTGCTGCGCGGCCTGTCCGCCACCCAGCGGCGTCTGCTGGACCCGGCGCTGTCCGCGTCCGAGCGCGCCCGGCTGCTGGGAGAACTCCAGGAGCTGGAGCGCCGCGAGCGCGAGCTGCGGCCCGCGACCCGGCACATGGAGCTTCCAGCTGAAACGCTCGCCGCGACCGAGCCACGCCGGGAGCAGGCGCCGCGTCCCGCGGTCTGGCACGCGGAGCTGCCATTCGCATCGCTCGCCGCGACCGAGCAGCGCCTGGGCGAAGAGGAGGCCCTGCTCGTCTTCCTCGCGGGCGCGGACCACGACCGCCAGGGCGAGCCGGCGGGAGGCGCGTGGGTGCTGGCGGTGACACGCGAGGGCACACGCGCGTACCGCATCCCGGAGCGTGCACGGCTGCGCCCCATGGTGGCGCTCCTGTCGGGACTCATCGAGCGCCGCGATGGTTCGGAGGCAGCCGCCGCCGCGGCGCTGTACGCGCAGCTCCTCGCCCCTGCCTTGCGCGAGTTGCCATCGAAGGTGTCGCGCCTGTTGCTCGTGCCGGATGGACCGCTGCACGACCTGCCCTTCGCCGCGCTGCGGGAGCACGCGGATGGACCGCCGCTGATGGCCCGGTATGAACTGGCGCGGGTGCCCTCCGCGAGCCTGCTCCACCACTGGCGCGCGCAGCCCGCACGGCCTCCCGAGGGCGAGGCCCTGGTCCTGGCGGATCCCGACCGGGGTGAAGCCCTTCAGGGCACGGCGGTGGCCAGCGTGAGGGGCGGCATGTTCCTGGAGACCGCGAGCCTGGGCGCGCTTCCGGAGGCGCGACGCGAGGGCCGCACGGTGAGCGAGGCCCTGGAGGACACGGCCGTGAAGCCCCGGCTGCTCATGGGCGCGGAAGCGTCCGAGCAGGCCCTCAAGGCGTCCCGCTGGGACGCGGTGCGCATCCTCCACATGGCCGCCCACGCGGTCGTGGACGTCGAGTCCCCCGAGCGCTCCGCCCTGGTGCTGGCCCCGGGCGCGGCGGGAGAGGACGGCCTGCTCCAGCCCCGGGAGATCGCGGAGCTGCGGCTGCGGGACGCGCTGGTGGTGCTCTCCAGCTGCCGGGGAGCCTCTGGCGCGCAGCTCGCGGGCGAAGGCGTGCTGAGCCTCGCGCGGGCCTTCTTCGAGTCGGGAGCGCGAGCCGTGGTGGCCAGCCTGTGGCCCATGCGCGACGCCGAGGCCGCGGAGCTCCTGGAGCGCTACTACCGGCACTTGTCAGAGGGGAAGGGCGCGGCGTCGGCGCTGCGCGAGGCCCAGCGCGAGGCCTGGGAGGACGGAGAGCCCGCGGCCATGTGGGCCGGGCTGGGGGTGATGGGGGACGCGGCGCTGGTGCCGGTGCGGCCCGCGGCTGGGGACGCACCGTACGGCCTGGGGCTGGCGGTGGGGGCGGGCGCCATGGCGCTGGGGCTGCTGGGGCTGCTGGGCTTCGGGATGCGCCGTGCGCGCCTGAAGCGGAGGGAGCGGGCAGGCGGCGGCGTGAATCCGGAGCAGCCGGCGGGGCGTGCGCGGTAG
- a CDS encoding RNA polymerase sigma factor, whose amino-acid sequence MELRHGPWAGASPDAGLETLRRDLARALASVCPASLADRREDLLQVAMMKVVELRGRTRGQAELTPAYLYRVAYTTLIDELRRMGARKEVALEEVEQGPAQPVAPGDPERAAGAAQIARAVRDCLQGLVQDRRLAVTLHLQGHTVPEAAELLGWEAKRTENLIYRGLSALRACLSSKGVQP is encoded by the coding sequence TTGGAGTTGCGGCACGGCCCATGGGCGGGAGCATCCCCGGACGCCGGGTTGGAGACGCTGCGGCGTGACCTTGCCCGGGCGCTCGCGAGCGTCTGTCCCGCGTCGCTCGCGGACCGGCGGGAGGACCTGTTGCAGGTCGCGATGATGAAGGTGGTGGAGCTGCGCGGGCGCACCCGGGGCCAGGCGGAGCTGACCCCCGCGTACCTGTACCGGGTGGCGTACACGACGCTCATCGACGAGCTTCGCCGGATGGGGGCGCGCAAGGAGGTGGCGCTGGAGGAGGTGGAGCAGGGGCCCGCCCAACCGGTGGCGCCAGGAGACCCGGAGCGAGCGGCGGGGGCCGCGCAGATTGCCCGGGCCGTGCGTGACTGTCTTCAAGGGCTGGTGCAGGACCGCCGCCTCGCCGTGACGCTGCACCTGCAAGGGCACACCGTCCCGGAGGCCGCGGAGCTGCTGGGGTGGGAGGCCAAGCGGACGGAGAACCTCATCTACCGGGGGCTGAGCGCGCTGCGTGCCTGTCTCTCCTCGAAGGGAGTCCAGCCGTGA
- a CDS encoding serine hydrolase has product MTWNPLRLLGVLAVSLLFIPVAAGAATRQQELDKLLTQYHQLRQFNGVALVANEKGVVLKKAYGKANFEWNVPNAPDTKFRIASVTKQFTAMVILQLVAEGKLKLDDTLVSALPDYRKDTGSRITLTHLLNHTSGIPSYTNAPDFFSKVSRNPYTVADFVKQFASGDLEFEPGSKFAYNNSGYFLLGAIIERVTGKPYAQAVQERIFTPLGMKDSGYDVYTTVLPKRASGYELAPDGYVNAAYLDMSLPYAAGSLYSTVEDLYRWDRALYENKLLPEALKQKMFTPGLENYGFGLTMDPLPLDDGKTVLATIGHSGGINGFSSRIYRVPVGKEVVILLDNTSRGDKLKELSAGLFSVLHGIPPKAPREGIRELLSKTLDKEPIAKTIAHYRELKATKPEAYDYSDGELNSLGYQLLRMKRAADAVEIFKLNVEMFPKVGNVYDSLGEAYLAVGDKEQARANYRKAVELDPKNSNAAAALQKLGAQQSGPPATKAVP; this is encoded by the coding sequence ATGACCTGGAACCCGTTGCGCCTGCTGGGCGTGCTGGCCGTGTCCCTGCTGTTCATCCCTGTCGCCGCCGGTGCCGCGACGCGACAGCAGGAGCTGGACAAGTTGCTGACGCAGTACCACCAGCTGCGCCAGTTCAACGGCGTGGCGCTCGTGGCCAACGAAAAGGGCGTCGTCCTGAAGAAGGCCTACGGCAAGGCCAACTTCGAATGGAACGTGCCCAACGCGCCGGACACGAAGTTCCGCATCGCGTCCGTGACCAAGCAGTTCACGGCGATGGTCATCCTCCAGCTGGTCGCGGAGGGGAAGCTGAAGCTCGACGACACGCTGGTGTCGGCCTTGCCGGACTACCGCAAGGACACGGGCTCGCGCATCACCCTCACGCACCTGCTCAACCACACGTCCGGCATTCCCAGCTACACGAACGCGCCGGACTTCTTCTCGAAGGTGTCGCGCAATCCCTACACCGTCGCGGACTTCGTGAAGCAGTTCGCCAGCGGGGACCTGGAGTTCGAGCCCGGCTCGAAGTTCGCCTACAACAACTCCGGCTACTTCCTCTTGGGCGCCATCATCGAGCGCGTCACCGGCAAGCCGTACGCGCAGGCGGTGCAGGAGCGCATCTTCACGCCGCTGGGCATGAAGGACTCCGGCTACGACGTCTACACCACGGTGCTTCCCAAGCGGGCCAGCGGCTACGAGCTCGCGCCGGACGGCTACGTGAACGCCGCCTACCTGGACATGTCCCTGCCGTATGCCGCCGGGTCGCTGTACTCGACGGTGGAGGACCTCTACCGCTGGGACCGCGCGCTCTACGAGAACAAGCTGCTGCCGGAGGCCCTGAAGCAGAAGATGTTCACGCCGGGCCTGGAGAACTACGGCTTTGGCCTGACCATGGACCCGCTGCCGCTGGACGACGGCAAGACGGTGCTCGCCACCATCGGCCACAGCGGCGGCATCAACGGGTTCAGCTCGCGCATCTACCGCGTGCCGGTGGGCAAGGAGGTGGTCATCCTCCTGGACAACACGTCGCGCGGCGACAAGCTCAAGGAGCTGTCCGCCGGCCTCTTCAGCGTGCTCCACGGCATCCCGCCCAAGGCGCCCCGGGAGGGCATCCGGGAGCTGCTGAGCAAGACGCTCGACAAGGAGCCCATCGCGAAGACCATCGCGCACTACCGCGAGCTGAAGGCCACGAAGCCGGAGGCGTATGACTACTCCGACGGGGAGCTCAACAGCCTGGGCTACCAGCTGCTCCGGATGAAGCGCGCGGCGGATGCCGTTGAAATCTTCAAGCTCAACGTGGAGATGTTCCCGAAGGTGGGGAACGTCTACGACAGCCTGGGAGAGGCGTACCTCGCGGTCGGCGACAAGGAGCAGGCGCGCGCGAACTACCGCAAGGCCGTGGAGCTGGACCCGAAGAACTCCAACGCGGCGGCCGCGCTCCAGAAGTTGGGCGCGCAGCAGTCAGGGCCGCCCGCGACGAAGGCCGTGCCATAG
- a CDS encoding glutathione S-transferase family protein — MKLYFNPRSRAVIAKWMLDEAGVEYEIVPIDLEKREQKSPEFLQVNPAGKLPALVDGAVRVFENAALCLYVADRYPQAKLAPKVDAPERGRYLSLMVYSTSQLEPSMGDHMAKVPLLPQRGWTEYAHTLDAVERELGDGPYLFGDWFTAADVMIGSMFIYQRMLGGATGRPKLEAYVDRLLARPKGMKLR; from the coding sequence ATGAAGCTCTATTTCAATCCGCGCAGCCGGGCGGTCATCGCGAAGTGGATGCTGGACGAGGCGGGGGTCGAGTACGAAATCGTGCCCATCGACCTGGAGAAGCGGGAGCAGAAGTCGCCCGAGTTCCTCCAGGTGAACCCTGCCGGCAAGCTGCCCGCGCTGGTGGACGGAGCTGTGCGCGTGTTCGAGAACGCGGCCCTCTGTCTCTACGTCGCGGACCGGTATCCGCAGGCGAAGCTGGCGCCCAAGGTGGATGCTCCGGAGCGCGGCCGGTACCTGTCGCTGATGGTGTACTCGACGTCGCAGCTGGAGCCGTCCATGGGCGACCACATGGCGAAGGTTCCCTTGCTGCCGCAGCGCGGGTGGACGGAGTACGCGCACACCCTGGACGCCGTGGAGCGCGAGCTGGGTGACGGGCCCTACCTCTTCGGTGACTGGTTCACCGCCGCGGACGTGATGATCGGCTCCATGTTCATCTACCAGCGCATGCTGGGTGGCGCGACGGGCCGGCCGAAGCTGGAGGCCTACGTGGACCGGCTGCTCGCGCGTCCCAAGGGCATGAAGCTGCGCTGA
- a CDS encoding GAF domain-containing sensor histidine kinase, with protein MGSGWEDPRLRALEQLLALPAAELRPTLDTAGQLISELLNADKVDVFLFEQRSQSLVAVGTSQTPMAHLQKSLGLDRMPLANGGRAVQVYETETPFMTGHQEEDPDELPGIKHRLGVRSSLMVPLPIGMETRGVLAVSSARNDFFTDHDLRFLHAVARWVGMVAHRVELVQELTKLAVKQARRKAAEELITVLAHDMANHLLPLQARIQLIQRRAQRNNEPEDLRDATGAAASLRSLTRLINDLLDVGRLDQGLFSLRSQPVDLTGLVRELAATASTSEHPVRFEGPEELVTVADPDRVRQVLENVVANALKHSPPGQPVDIHLQAQARPEGPWVRVTVNDQGTGIPTEQQSTLFERFSRGPGSKGLGIGLYLARRIAEAHGGTLEVVSTARTGTSFALSLPVVVG; from the coding sequence ATGGGCAGTGGATGGGAGGACCCCCGCCTGCGGGCGCTGGAGCAGCTGCTGGCCCTCCCCGCGGCCGAGCTGCGCCCCACGCTGGACACCGCGGGCCAGCTCATCTCGGAGCTGCTGAACGCCGACAAGGTGGACGTCTTCCTCTTCGAGCAGCGCAGCCAGAGCCTCGTCGCGGTGGGCACCAGCCAGACGCCCATGGCCCACCTGCAGAAGTCGCTGGGCTTGGACCGGATGCCGCTGGCCAACGGCGGACGCGCGGTCCAGGTGTACGAGACGGAGACCCCCTTCATGACCGGTCACCAGGAGGAGGACCCGGACGAGCTCCCCGGCATCAAGCACCGGCTGGGGGTGCGCTCCTCCCTGATGGTGCCGCTGCCCATCGGCATGGAGACGCGAGGCGTCCTGGCGGTGTCGTCGGCCCGGAACGACTTCTTCACCGACCACGACCTGCGCTTCCTCCATGCCGTCGCGCGCTGGGTGGGCATGGTGGCCCACCGCGTGGAGCTGGTGCAGGAGCTGACGAAGCTGGCGGTGAAGCAGGCCCGCCGCAAGGCGGCCGAGGAGCTCATCACCGTGCTCGCGCACGACATGGCCAACCACCTGCTGCCGCTCCAGGCCCGGATCCAGCTCATCCAGCGGCGGGCCCAGCGAAACAATGAGCCGGAGGACCTGCGGGACGCGACGGGCGCGGCCGCGTCGCTGCGCTCCCTCACGCGGCTCATCAACGACCTGCTCGATGTGGGGCGCCTGGACCAGGGCCTCTTCAGCCTGCGTTCCCAGCCGGTGGACCTGACGGGGCTGGTGCGGGAGCTGGCCGCGACCGCGAGCACGTCCGAGCACCCGGTGCGCTTCGAGGGGCCCGAGGAACTGGTGACGGTCGCGGATCCGGACCGCGTGCGGCAGGTGCTGGAGAACGTGGTGGCGAACGCGCTCAAGCACTCGCCGCCGGGGCAGCCCGTGGACATCCACCTGCAAGCGCAGGCGCGTCCAGAAGGGCCGTGGGTGCGCGTGACGGTGAACGACCAGGGGACGGGCATTCCGACCGAACAGCAGTCCACGCTCTTCGAGCGCTTCTCGCGGGGACCGGGCTCCAAGGGGTTGGGCATCGGCCTGTACCTCGCGCGGCGCATCGCGGAGGCGCATGGCGGCACCCTGGAGGTGGTCTCCACGGCCCGGACCGGTACGAGCTTCGCGCTGTCGCTGCCGGTGGTGGTCGGGTAG
- a CDS encoding M23 family metallopeptidase produces MSPSPRLRSVARLTAVAFTTLGFGASAQTYAFPGNSADLPEGSHWWIRTDHDGTHNRDLEAVRFDDDEKRFTRVKIPFADYEADPKNSDWVIYGLPVTAIADGEVLTCWRNAPEGLKPAVHGNDSVPHPGRTSNPLRIPRSGNHVNVRTDDGKIILYAHLQPGSVPQEICPFNDTYVDDAEDRVGDLPREVIVPAAQRVRIKRGQFLGRVGSSGASAHPHLHVHLQPMTSETTVGTSLPLPFSHAWRKSGNADHNSSIGFAPMQNEALNLFPSAIHPDPLLRRGDITGDPALEVAMAASGSMVVTATRDVTGRLAMNSWQLAPDGEFTKLHDASAGAATSIAMAHPGSSSTRDVVTALRDGSGNLKLIAWRVASNGAFERMGEAGGDANATEINLAALPSGLGVVSAIRDSTGHLKVSTWETSATNDTVTRMGNGFGEEATKVALTPILNGRVDGDVGRFTGVVTAVRTPSGNLSLTAWEITPQKTLIQRGTHLAGAVTDVSISTVTIGNSVRDMVVASVRLTNGVLRNISFDVSAAGQFVRRDHEDGEAILEVGSARVGAQHLVTPVRDTTGNLRVYTWDVDLEGKVHRSGKERAGAIVSGLAATPTAVGTRFVITAVRLTTGTGGGDLRLIAWEANFR; encoded by the coding sequence ATGTCACCGTCCCCACGCCTTCGTTCCGTGGCCCGGCTCACCGCCGTGGCCTTCACCACCCTGGGCTTCGGCGCGTCCGCGCAGACGTATGCCTTTCCCGGCAACAGCGCGGACCTTCCCGAGGGCAGCCACTGGTGGATCCGCACCGACCACGACGGCACGCACAACCGGGACCTGGAAGCCGTGCGCTTCGACGACGACGAGAAGCGCTTCACCCGCGTGAAGATTCCCTTCGCGGACTACGAGGCCGACCCGAAGAACTCCGACTGGGTCATCTACGGGCTGCCCGTCACCGCCATCGCGGATGGCGAGGTGCTCACCTGCTGGCGCAACGCCCCGGAGGGCCTCAAGCCGGCGGTGCACGGCAACGACTCCGTGCCCCATCCGGGCCGCACCTCCAACCCGCTGCGCATCCCGCGCTCGGGCAACCACGTGAACGTCCGCACGGACGATGGGAAGATCATCCTCTACGCGCACCTGCAGCCCGGGAGCGTCCCGCAGGAGATCTGTCCCTTCAACGACACCTATGTGGATGACGCGGAGGACCGCGTGGGGGACCTGCCCCGGGAGGTCATCGTCCCCGCGGCGCAGCGCGTGCGCATCAAGCGCGGGCAGTTCCTGGGCCGCGTGGGCAGCTCCGGCGCTTCCGCGCATCCCCACCTGCACGTGCACCTGCAGCCCATGACGAGCGAGACGACGGTGGGCACGTCCCTGCCGCTGCCCTTCTCCCATGCGTGGCGGAAGAGCGGGAATGCGGACCACAACTCGTCCATTGGCTTCGCCCCGATGCAGAACGAGGCGCTGAACCTGTTCCCCTCCGCCATCCACCCGGATCCGCTGCTGCGCCGGGGCGACATCACCGGGGACCCGGCGCTGGAGGTGGCCATGGCGGCCTCGGGCAGCATGGTGGTGACGGCCACGCGGGACGTGACGGGGCGGCTGGCGATGAACTCGTGGCAGCTGGCGCCGGATGGCGAGTTCACGAAGCTGCATGACGCCTCCGCGGGCGCGGCGACCTCCATCGCCATGGCCCACCCTGGCAGCAGCAGCACGCGCGACGTGGTGACGGCGCTGCGGGACGGGAGCGGGAACCTCAAGCTCATCGCCTGGCGGGTCGCCTCGAACGGCGCCTTCGAGCGCATGGGCGAGGCCGGCGGCGACGCGAACGCGACGGAAATCAACCTCGCGGCCCTGCCGTCGGGACTGGGCGTGGTGAGCGCCATCCGCGACTCCACGGGCCACCTGAAGGTCAGCACCTGGGAGACGTCCGCGACGAATGACACGGTGACCCGCATGGGCAACGGCTTCGGCGAGGAGGCGACGAAGGTGGCGCTGACGCCCATCCTCAACGGCCGCGTGGACGGGGACGTGGGCCGCTTCACCGGCGTCGTCACCGCGGTGCGCACGCCCTCGGGCAACCTGAGCCTGACGGCGTGGGAAATCACCCCGCAGAAGACGCTCATCCAGCGGGGCACCCACCTGGCGGGCGCGGTGACGGACGTGTCCATCAGCACCGTCACCATTGGCAACAGCGTGCGCGACATGGTGGTGGCCAGCGTGCGCCTCACCAACGGCGTGCTGCGCAACATCTCCTTCGACGTCTCGGCGGCCGGACAGTTCGTGCGCCGGGACCACGAGGACGGTGAGGCCATCCTGGAGGTGGGCTCGGCGCGCGTGGGGGCCCAGCACCTGGTGACCCCGGTGCGTGACACCACGGGCAACCTGCGCGTCTACACCTGGGACGTGGACCTGGAGGGCAAGGTGCACCGCTCCGGCAAGGAGCGCGCGGGCGCCATCGTGTCCGGCCTGGCCGCCACCCCCACCGCCGTGGGCACCCGCTTCGTCATCACCGCCGTGCGCCTGACGACGGGCACGGGCGGCGGGGACCTGCGGCTGATTGCCTGGGAAGCGAACTTCCGGTAG
- a CDS encoding LysR family transcriptional regulator yields the protein MDRFDAMKAFTRIVERRSFTQAAKDLSLPRSSVTDAVKQLEERLGVRLLQRTTRHVSPTLDGEAYYQRCVSLLADLEEADAAFVGGQPKGLVRVDVQGTLARRVVLPRLPEFLERYPGIELYMSEGDRLVDLVREGVDCVLRAGEPKDSDMVARRVALLEEVTCASPAYLARHGVPESIDALQQGHRMVGFRSSLTGSLIPLEFQVGGEVRHVVLPTTMSVNGAETFVAAARLGLGLIQAPRYRLEEDFGRGTLVPVLPQHPPTPTPVSLMYPRNRQLSPRVRVFIDWLTRGFTAP from the coding sequence ATGGACCGGTTCGACGCCATGAAGGCCTTCACGCGCATCGTGGAGCGCCGGAGCTTCACGCAAGCCGCGAAGGACCTGAGTCTGCCGCGCTCGTCGGTGACGGACGCGGTGAAGCAGCTGGAGGAGCGGCTGGGGGTGCGGCTGCTCCAGCGCACCACGCGGCACGTGAGCCCCACGCTGGACGGCGAGGCGTACTACCAGCGCTGCGTGTCGCTGCTGGCGGACCTGGAGGAGGCGGACGCGGCGTTCGTGGGGGGCCAGCCGAAGGGGCTCGTGCGAGTGGATGTGCAGGGGACGCTGGCGCGCAGGGTCGTGCTGCCGCGGCTGCCGGAGTTCCTGGAGCGCTACCCGGGCATCGAGCTCTACATGAGCGAAGGCGACCGGCTGGTGGACCTGGTGCGCGAAGGCGTGGACTGCGTGCTGCGCGCGGGTGAGCCCAAGGACAGCGACATGGTGGCCCGCCGGGTGGCGCTGCTGGAGGAGGTGACGTGCGCGTCCCCGGCCTATCTGGCGCGGCACGGCGTGCCGGAGAGCATTGATGCGCTCCAGCAAGGGCACCGCATGGTGGGCTTCCGCTCGTCGCTGACGGGGAGCCTCATCCCGTTGGAGTTCCAGGTGGGCGGCGAGGTGCGCCACGTCGTGCTGCCCACCACGATGTCCGTGAACGGCGCGGAGACCTTCGTCGCCGCCGCGCGGCTGGGCTTGGGTCTCATCCAGGCGCCGCGCTACCGCCTGGAGGAGGACTTCGGGCGAGGCACGCTGGTGCCCGTGCTGCCCCAGCACCCTCCGACGCCCACGCCCGTGTCCCTGATGTACCCACGCAACCGGCAGCTGTCTCCGCGCGTGCGCGTCTTCATCGACTGGCTGACGCGGGGCTTCACCGCGCCTTGA
- a CDS encoding SDR family oxidoreductase, translating to MTTWSQQKKTALVTGGSRGIGAAVAERLARDGFNVIVNYAGSRDAAEALVRRIEAAGGRALSLQADVADPTAFPRMFDAATEAFGGVDVLVNNAGIGKFIRFADFDDALFDQHVAVNIKGTFNGLREAARRLRDGGRVINFSTSVIGLRMENYGVYAATKAAVETMTAILSKELRGRNITVNCVAPGPTATELFFDGKSPELVERMAKLNPLERLGTPEDIAASVAFLVGPEGGWINGQVLRANGGMV from the coding sequence ATGACGACCTGGTCCCAGCAGAAGAAGACGGCCCTCGTGACGGGCGGCTCACGCGGCATCGGCGCCGCGGTGGCGGAGCGGCTCGCTCGCGACGGCTTCAACGTCATCGTCAACTACGCCGGCAGCCGGGACGCGGCGGAGGCCCTGGTGCGCAGGATTGAAGCCGCGGGCGGGCGGGCCTTGAGCCTCCAGGCGGATGTCGCCGACCCCACCGCCTTCCCCCGGATGTTCGACGCGGCGACAGAAGCGTTCGGCGGCGTGGACGTGCTGGTGAACAACGCCGGCATCGGGAAGTTCATCCGCTTCGCGGACTTCGATGATGCGCTGTTCGACCAGCACGTGGCCGTCAACATCAAGGGCACGTTCAACGGCCTGCGTGAAGCCGCGCGCCGCCTGCGCGACGGTGGGCGCGTCATCAACTTCTCCACCAGCGTCATTGGCCTGCGGATGGAGAACTACGGCGTCTACGCGGCCACCAAGGCCGCCGTGGAGACGATGACCGCCATCCTCTCCAAGGAGCTGCGCGGCCGGAACATCACCGTCAACTGCGTGGCGCCCGGCCCCACCGCCACCGAGCTCTTCTTCGACGGCAAGTCCCCGGAGCTGGTGGAGCGCATGGCGAAGCTGAACCCCCTGGAGCGGCTGGGCACCCCGGAGGACATCGCCGCGTCCGTCGCGTTCCTCGTGGGGCCGGAGGGCGGGTGGATCAACGGGCAGGTCCTCCGCGCCAACGGCGGCATGGTCTGA